The following are from one region of the Cloacibacillus sp. An23 genome:
- the thrC gene encoding threonine synthase: MGVIDRYAELLPVTDKTPRITLGEGSTPLVHLDGISRMLEIELWAKLEGCNPSGSFKDRGMVMAVAKALEDGAKALVCASTGNTSASAAAYAAAAQVPCFVLLPAGKVALGKLAQALMYGAKVIAVRGNFDRALEMAREAAEREGFAIVNSVNPYRLWGQRSGAWEICEALGRAPDLHAIPVGNAGNISAYWAGYKQYRDLGKIDKLPRMMGFQAAGAAPLVTGEPCPNPETVATAIRIGNPVSAHLAKEAVAQSSGEFNSVTDEEILAAQYILSSKGGVFAEPASCAPLAGLIKLKKEGRLPRGITAVMILTGNGLKDPDTAMSQVGRPVEIGDSFDELMEVMKG, translated from the coding sequence ATGGGAGTAATCGACAGGTACGCGGAGCTTCTTCCCGTCACAGATAAGACGCCGCGCATAACGCTCGGCGAAGGTTCTACGCCGCTAGTACATCTCGACGGCATCAGCAGGATGCTCGAGATAGAGCTGTGGGCCAAGCTCGAAGGGTGCAACCCGTCCGGTTCGTTCAAGGACAGGGGGATGGTTATGGCTGTAGCAAAAGCGCTTGAGGACGGCGCGAAAGCGCTCGTCTGCGCCTCTACCGGCAACACCTCGGCTTCAGCCGCGGCTTACGCGGCGGCGGCGCAGGTTCCATGCTTCGTGCTGCTTCCGGCGGGGAAGGTTGCCCTCGGCAAGCTGGCGCAGGCTCTCATGTACGGCGCTAAGGTCATAGCGGTGCGCGGCAATTTCGACCGCGCTCTCGAGATGGCGCGCGAGGCGGCGGAACGCGAGGGCTTCGCCATAGTAAACTCCGTAAACCCTTATCGCCTTTGGGGGCAGAGAAGCGGCGCGTGGGAGATCTGCGAAGCGCTCGGACGCGCGCCGGACTTGCACGCTATCCCGGTCGGCAACGCGGGGAACATCAGCGCCTATTGGGCCGGCTATAAGCAGTACAGGGATCTCGGAAAGATAGACAAGCTGCCGCGTATGATGGGCTTCCAGGCTGCGGGGGCGGCTCCGCTCGTGACAGGCGAGCCGTGTCCGAATCCGGAGACGGTGGCGACGGCGATACGTATAGGCAATCCTGTAAGCGCGCACCTCGCGAAGGAGGCCGTCGCGCAGTCCTCCGGAGAGTTCAACTCCGTCACGGACGAAGAAATACTCGCGGCGCAGTACATACTTTCGTCGAAGGGCGGCGTCTTCGCAGAGCCGGCTTCGTGCGCGCCGCTCGCCGGACTTATAAAGTTAAAGAAGGAAGGCCGCCTGCCGCGCGGAATCACAGCGGTCATGATACTTACGGGCAACGGTCTGAAAGACCCCGACACCGCAATGTCGCAGGTGGGCCGCCCTGTTGAGATCGGAGACAGCTTCGACGAGCTTATGGAGGTGATGAAGGGGTGA
- the rho gene encoding transcription termination factor Rho, which produces MSEQPQQQEAACESETAEEAPAAETKTVESEARAETAETALSSTAADEPQPEAARNERGQIRHQHPKLGFNQLAGETLAELRKIAKDTGVSSITTRRKDDLINDILKTQAEALGYRYNGGTLECMPEGYGFLRPSGLLPSSNDIYVSASQIRRFGLRNGDVVWGIIRPPKDQEHYEALLRVENVNFTDPEEARRRPHFEALTPIFPDEKLQLETDRRQIATRIVDIFAPIGKGQRALIVSPPKAGKTTLLKSLAHSITTNHPEVILMVLLIDERPEEVTDMARSVDGEIIASTFDRPAEEHLRVAGLALEKAKRLVEVSKDVVLLLDSITRLARASNLVVPPSGRTLSGGMDPAALYFPKKFFGAARNIENGGSLTIIGTSLVETGSRMDDVIYEEFKGTGNMEVHLSRKIAEQRIFPALDITKSGTRKEELMVPEADLQRIWSLRRKIANMDEAEVLNLILDKLRNTPTNRDFLATIKVG; this is translated from the coding sequence ATGTCGGAGCAGCCGCAGCAGCAGGAGGCGGCCTGCGAGAGTGAAACCGCCGAAGAAGCGCCAGCGGCAGAGACTAAGACCGTCGAAAGCGAAGCCCGCGCGGAAACCGCAGAAACGGCGCTTTCATCCACGGCGGCGGACGAGCCTCAGCCCGAAGCGGCGCGCAACGAGCGCGGCCAGATACGCCATCAGCATCCCAAGCTTGGATTCAACCAGCTCGCAGGAGAGACGCTGGCGGAGCTTCGCAAAATAGCCAAGGACACCGGCGTTTCATCCATAACTACAAGAAGAAAAGACGACCTCATCAACGATATTCTGAAGACGCAGGCGGAAGCCCTCGGATACCGTTACAACGGCGGGACCCTCGAATGTATGCCGGAGGGCTACGGCTTCCTCCGTCCGTCGGGACTTCTTCCCAGCAGCAACGACATTTATGTTTCCGCCTCTCAGATAAGACGCTTCGGCCTGCGCAACGGCGACGTCGTTTGGGGGATAATCCGTCCGCCGAAGGATCAGGAACACTACGAGGCGCTGCTGCGCGTAGAAAATGTAAACTTCACCGACCCGGAAGAAGCTCGCCGCCGCCCTCATTTCGAAGCCCTTACGCCGATATTCCCAGACGAAAAGCTTCAGCTTGAAACGGACCGCCGCCAGATAGCGACGCGCATCGTAGACATCTTCGCGCCGATAGGCAAGGGGCAGCGCGCGCTCATCGTCTCGCCGCCGAAGGCGGGAAAGACGACCCTTCTCAAGAGCCTCGCGCATTCAATAACGACCAACCATCCCGAGGTCATACTTATGGTGCTGCTCATAGACGAGCGCCCCGAGGAAGTCACAGACATGGCGCGCTCCGTAGACGGAGAGATAATAGCCTCGACCTTCGACCGTCCCGCAGAGGAACACCTCCGCGTCGCCGGACTGGCGCTTGAAAAGGCGAAGCGCCTCGTCGAGGTGTCTAAGGACGTCGTTCTTCTGCTCGACTCCATCACGCGCCTCGCGCGCGCATCGAACCTCGTCGTCCCGCCGTCGGGACGCACGCTCTCCGGCGGTATGGACCCGGCCGCGCTCTACTTCCCGAAGAAATTCTTCGGAGCCGCGCGCAACATCGAGAACGGCGGAAGCCTCACGATAATAGGCACATCTCTCGTCGAGACCGGAAGCCGCATGGACGACGTCATATACGAAGAGTTCAAAGGCACCGGCAACATGGAGGTCCACCTCTCCAGGAAGATAGCCGAACAAAGAATATTCCCGGCTCTCGACATAACGAAGTCGGGAACGCGAAAGGAAGAGCTCATGGTGCCGGAGGCCGACCTCCAGCGCATCTGGTCGCTGCGCCGCAAGATCGCCAATATGGACGAGGCGGAGGTTCTCAATCTTATTCTCGATAAATTGAGAAACACCCCCACGAACCGCGATTTTCTTGCTACAATAAAGGTCGGTTAA
- a CDS encoding D-alanine--D-alanine ligase translates to MKIIVLCGGVSSEREVSLNSGAAVADALNCNGYDAETYDVRSIDRFVRDWEGLGADGAFVALHGGWGENGRIQAVMEAFNIPYTGSGPEASMLAMDKTAAKLLFAAAGVASPEGFTAVRGAECVELASGLLKKYGKIVVKPNDDGSTVGLSFVTDISEYAAALEAAWAHKPRALVERYIAGEEATVAVWEKEDGETVALPPVHIKPKTGFYDYKNKYTHGCTEYVCPADFTDEVNDKLRAGALAAHKALGCRVYSRVDFRVTPDGGGFALEANTAPGMTSTSLVPKAAKACGISFGDFLSSIIRRSFSIQRG, encoded by the coding sequence ATGAAGATTATTGTACTGTGCGGAGGAGTAAGTTCAGAACGCGAGGTTTCGCTCAACTCCGGCGCGGCTGTGGCGGACGCTCTCAACTGCAACGGATACGATGCCGAAACATACGACGTGCGCTCGATAGATAGGTTCGTCCGCGACTGGGAGGGCCTTGGGGCGGACGGCGCTTTCGTAGCGCTGCACGGCGGCTGGGGGGAGAACGGGCGGATTCAGGCCGTGATGGAAGCCTTCAATATTCCGTACACCGGCTCGGGGCCGGAGGCTTCGATGCTCGCGATGGACAAGACCGCAGCGAAGCTGCTTTTCGCCGCTGCCGGCGTCGCCTCTCCCGAGGGCTTTACCGCTGTGCGCGGCGCGGAGTGCGTGGAGCTCGCGTCCGGGCTGCTTAAAAAGTACGGGAAAATCGTAGTCAAGCCTAACGACGACGGCAGCACGGTTGGGCTGTCGTTCGTCACCGATATCTCGGAATACGCCGCGGCGCTCGAGGCGGCGTGGGCGCACAAGCCTAGGGCGCTCGTCGAACGCTACATCGCGGGAGAAGAGGCCACCGTCGCGGTCTGGGAGAAGGAGGACGGGGAGACCGTCGCGCTTCCGCCGGTTCACATAAAGCCCAAAACCGGCTTCTACGATTACAAAAACAAATATACGCACGGCTGTACGGAGTACGTCTGTCCGGCGGATTTCACGGACGAGGTGAACGACAAGCTTAGGGCCGGAGCTCTGGCGGCGCACAAGGCGCTCGGCTGCCGCGTCTACAGCCGCGTCGATTTTCGCGTGACTCCTGACGGCGGCGGCTTCGCGCTCGAGGCGAACACCGCACCCGGCATGACCTCTACTAGCCTTGTGCCGAAGGCCGCGAAAGCATGCGGGATTTCGTTCGGAGATTTCCTGTCGTCAATTATCAGGAGGTCTTTTTCCATACAGCGCGGATGA
- a CDS encoding CTP synthase: MTKYIFVTGGVVSSLGKGITAASLGVLLKRRGYKVSIIKMDPYINVDAGAMSPFQHGEVFVTWDGAETDLDLGHYERFIDETIKGENSCTTGKVYSAVIQRERAGGYDGATVQVIPHITNEIQDRIEHVGENNDIVIAEIGGTVGDIEGLPFLEAIRQFASRVGRSNILYCHVTLVPYIAASGELKTKPTQHSVNELRRIGIQPDVIVCRSQFTVGPELREKIGLFCSVPADSVFEAVDSDSIYRIPMVLHSQKFDHLVLKKLGLPTKGAPDMKDWKEFLHKYDTRKGELTVALVGKYTEIKDAYLSVNEAVSHAGIANGVKVNIFPVEAEDLETGDVSEILGRADAILVPGGFGQRGVEGKIAAAKYARENGVPYLGLCLGMQVAVIEFARDVLGFADANSLEMDERTTHPVIHLMEEQKNVAGIGGTSRLGTYPCDIKSGTKAEKIYGTNRIEERHRHRFEFNNEYIKEFEAAGMTVAGVCPMGGQVEIMENDNHPWMVGVQFHPEFLSRPVRPHPLFKDFIASALDLKKKKEAKKA, encoded by the coding sequence ATGACTAAGTATATTTTCGTCACCGGAGGAGTAGTTTCATCTCTCGGCAAGGGAATTACGGCAGCGTCGCTCGGCGTTCTTCTGAAACGCCGCGGATACAAGGTCAGCATCATTAAGATGGATCCATACATCAACGTTGACGCCGGAGCAATGAGCCCTTTTCAGCATGGAGAAGTATTCGTAACGTGGGACGGCGCTGAGACCGACCTCGACCTGGGGCACTACGAGCGCTTCATAGACGAGACGATAAAGGGAGAAAACAGCTGCACGACCGGCAAGGTATATTCCGCCGTCATACAGAGGGAGCGCGCCGGAGGATATGACGGCGCGACCGTTCAGGTCATACCGCACATCACCAACGAGATACAGGACAGGATAGAGCACGTCGGCGAGAACAACGACATAGTGATCGCCGAAATCGGCGGCACGGTCGGCGACATCGAGGGGCTTCCGTTCCTCGAGGCCATACGCCAGTTTGCGAGCCGCGTCGGCCGTTCAAACATACTGTACTGTCACGTGACGCTCGTCCCTTACATTGCCGCATCAGGCGAGCTCAAGACGAAGCCTACGCAGCACAGCGTCAACGAACTGCGCAGGATCGGAATACAGCCTGACGTAATAGTCTGCCGCTCGCAATTCACTGTCGGACCGGAGCTTCGCGAGAAGATAGGTCTTTTCTGCAGCGTCCCCGCCGATTCCGTATTTGAAGCCGTGGACTCCGATTCCATATACAGGATACCGATGGTGCTGCACTCGCAGAAGTTCGACCATCTCGTGCTCAAAAAGCTCGGGCTGCCTACCAAGGGAGCGCCCGACATGAAGGATTGGAAAGAATTCCTGCACAAGTACGATACGCGGAAGGGGGAGCTTACAGTCGCACTCGTCGGCAAATATACCGAGATCAAAGACGCATACCTGAGCGTCAACGAGGCCGTGTCGCACGCCGGCATCGCGAACGGAGTCAAGGTCAACATCTTCCCTGTAGAAGCGGAGGACCTGGAGACCGGCGACGTGTCCGAGATACTCGGCAGGGCCGACGCGATACTCGTGCCCGGCGGATTCGGGCAGCGCGGCGTCGAAGGCAAGATCGCCGCAGCGAAATACGCGCGCGAGAACGGAGTGCCGTACCTCGGACTCTGTCTCGGAATGCAGGTCGCAGTCATAGAGTTCGCCCGCGACGTGCTCGGCTTCGCCGACGCAAACAGCCTTGAGATGGACGAGCGGACGACTCATCCCGTTATACATCTTATGGAAGAGCAGAAGAACGTCGCCGGCATCGGAGGTACCTCGCGTCTCGGCACATATCCGTGCGATATAAAGAGCGGAACCAAGGCCGAAAAAATATACGGGACTAACCGTATAGAGGAACGGCACCGTCACCGCTTCGAGTTCAATAACGAATACATAAAGGAATTTGAAGCGGCGGGAATGACCGTAGCCGGCGTCTGCCCGATGGGCGGGCAGGTTGAGATAATGGAAAACGACAACCACCCGTGGATGGTGGGCGTGCAGTTCCATCCGGAATTTCTGTCGCGTCCGGTGCGCCCTCATCCGCTGTTTAAGGATTTTATAGCGTCGGCTCTCGACCTTAAAAAGAAAAAGGAGGCCAAAAAAGCATGA
- the pfkA gene encoding 6-phosphofructokinase — MLRRIGVLTSGGDAPGMNASIRAVTRTALYHGLDVIGIRRGFEGLLDGDFVPLTRSSVGGILMHGGTILRTARCAEFMRPEGVNAGAAKLRENDIDALVVIGGDGSFHGALELHKRGIQVIGVPGTIDNDMAGTDCTIGFDTACNTALECISKLRDTASSHDRMFIVEVMGRNAGFLALETAVACGAEFVLVPEIPADIEAIIKKVHYAKEHGKTHSIIVLAEGVMPAHELADKLKGKCDYDPRIVVLGHIQRGGSPSCFDAVLAAKLGYAAVECLLDGKMGMMVGRIGGEIVASPLQKAWEERRPLDKDMLRIMETLSI, encoded by the coding sequence ATGCTTCGAAGGATTGGTGTGTTAACAAGCGGCGGCGACGCGCCGGGGATGAACGCTTCGATACGCGCGGTTACGCGCACGGCCTTGTATCACGGGCTGGACGTTATAGGCATAAGGCGCGGCTTCGAGGGGCTTCTCGACGGAGACTTCGTTCCTCTGACTCGCAGCTCGGTCGGCGGCATACTGATGCACGGCGGCACGATACTGCGCACCGCCAGATGCGCGGAATTTATGCGTCCCGAGGGCGTCAACGCCGGGGCTGCAAAACTTCGCGAGAACGACATAGACGCTCTGGTCGTAATAGGCGGAGACGGATCGTTCCACGGCGCGCTCGAACTGCACAAACGCGGAATACAGGTCATAGGCGTTCCCGGTACGATAGACAACGACATGGCAGGGACCGACTGCACAATAGGCTTCGATACGGCCTGTAACACGGCGCTTGAATGTATAAGCAAACTGCGCGATACTGCGTCGAGCCACGACCGTATGTTCATCGTCGAGGTGATGGGCCGCAACGCCGGCTTCCTGGCGCTTGAAACGGCCGTCGCGTGCGGCGCGGAATTCGTACTTGTGCCGGAGATACCGGCCGATATAGAGGCGATAATAAAAAAGGTTCATTACGCGAAGGAACACGGTAAAACGCATTCGATAATCGTGCTTGCCGAGGGCGTAATGCCGGCGCACGAGCTCGCCGACAAACTCAAGGGCAAATGCGACTATGACCCTAGGATAGTCGTTCTCGGACATATCCAGCGCGGAGGTTCACCGTCGTGCTTCGACGCGGTGCTCGCCGCGAAGCTGGGATATGCTGCGGTAGAGTGCCTGCTGGACGGCAAGATGGGCATGATGGTAGGACGCATAGGCGGAGAAATAGTCGCCTCCCCGCTCCAAAAAGCATGGGAAGAGCGCAGGCCGCTGGATAAGGATATGCTCCGCATAATGGAGACTCTCAGCATATAA
- the greA gene encoding transcription elongation factor GreA has protein sequence MAKASADKVVMTREGYEKLKSELVSLRGDGRAEIAAKLEEARAFGDLSENAEYHAAKEEQEKLENRILQLEYQLSKAQIVEAHDVDTSIVSLGTTVTLEDLDLKKTFVYTLVGTEEADIKENRISAASPVGKAVMGKRAEEEVMVRTPRGIRHLRVAKIQLK, from the coding sequence ATGGCAAAAGCATCAGCGGATAAAGTTGTTATGACGCGCGAGGGCTACGAAAAGCTCAAATCCGAGCTTGTAAGCCTGCGCGGCGACGGAAGAGCCGAGATAGCGGCGAAGCTTGAGGAAGCGAGAGCCTTCGGCGACTTGAGCGAGAACGCCGAGTACCATGCCGCGAAGGAGGAGCAGGAAAAGCTGGAGAACCGTATACTGCAGCTTGAGTACCAGCTCAGCAAAGCTCAGATAGTAGAGGCTCACGACGTCGATACGAGCATCGTCAGCCTCGGCACGACGGTGACTCTCGAAGATCTCGACCTCAAGAAGACCTTCGTCTATACCCTCGTCGGCACCGAAGAGGCCGACATAAAGGAAAACCGCATCTCCGCGGCCAGTCCGGTCGGTAAGGCCGTCATGGGCAAGCGCGCAGAGGAAGAGGTCATGGTCAGGACGCCGCGGGGCATCCGCCATCTCAGAGTTGCAAAGATTCAGCTCAAATAG
- a CDS encoding DUF4392 domain-containing protein: MDEALLESFAQELTALTARDAAGRGASRLSSPRELARAASAFAPLSSVAVVSGFYIPAAGAPETDGPGGAVALARAFLAEGRRCEIWTDSLCIDVMRKCAEAAGCPERTVREAPQTLKDAGLEGVIFVERPGRASDGRYYNFKKKDISAWAAPLDALALEADMFGIRTIGIGDGGNEAGMGNYFAGLSALLPDYVSCLSVVRAEFALTADVSNWGAYSLAAALSFIWGRWRGMEPGDETKILRAAAEAGAVDGISGISELSVDGFGAPALEEMVSDIKALWKRAARG, translated from the coding sequence GTGGACGAAGCATTGTTAGAAAGCTTCGCGCAGGAGCTTACGGCGCTCACCGCGCGCGACGCCGCAGGCCGCGGCGCTTCGAGGCTGAGCAGCCCGCGCGAGCTGGCGCGCGCAGCCTCGGCTTTTGCGCCGCTTAGCAGCGTCGCCGTCGTTTCTGGATTTTACATCCCCGCCGCCGGCGCGCCGGAAACGGACGGACCAGGCGGCGCCGTCGCGCTGGCGAGGGCTTTTCTTGCGGAGGGGCGCCGGTGCGAGATATGGACGGACTCTCTGTGCATCGACGTGATGAGAAAATGCGCTGAGGCCGCCGGATGCCCTGAAAGAACGGTGCGGGAGGCCCCCCAGACTTTGAAAGACGCCGGGCTGGAGGGAGTCATATTCGTCGAACGCCCCGGGCGTGCTTCGGACGGACGTTACTACAATTTCAAGAAAAAAGATATATCCGCATGGGCCGCGCCGCTCGACGCGCTGGCGCTCGAGGCGGACATGTTCGGAATCCGTACTATCGGAATAGGCGACGGAGGGAACGAGGCCGGAATGGGAAATTATTTCGCCGGTCTGTCGGCGCTTCTCCCGGACTACGTATCGTGCCTCTCAGTCGTGCGCGCCGAGTTCGCGCTCACGGCTGACGTAAGCAACTGGGGGGCATATTCGCTCGCCGCCGCCCTGTCGTTTATCTGGGGACGCTGGCGCGGTATGGAACCCGGCGACGAAACGAAAATCCTGCGTGCCGCAGCGGAGGCCGGAGCCGTAGACGGCATCAGCGGCATAAGCGAGCTTTCTGTGGACGGCTTCGGCGCGCCCGCCCTCGAGGAAATGGTTTCCGACATCAAGGCACTGTGGAAGCGCGCCGCGCGTGGCTGA
- a CDS encoding LPS-assembly protein LptD, with translation MDKLASGGRRAGRPFIAAACLAFAILISVSGAAFSAEPENSVFIPLGGETAPVSEDLAEAASDDAAVAAPDGGTPAQPPNEVFLDADEISYDEHTGIAIAEGNVRIRNKGVRLFAPYVEYDTKSHIVDAYSDYRENVVVYSDSETGSEKYIGKHLKYNVETRRGIFTQVSGESGPMHMEGGRVRMMPDSDAAKLGIIHAPRRKKKDGQSQNVAEWTGVTSTTCDFTKPHYKFVSKRAVIFPGKKTVLKRPRFYIGDALVIPYPFDYIISSRKKKGLQPIINYDSDLGAGFGIHGPIDMGQYGELDIEAVYWTQGEFETKIDYTYQITDQLSVFANIYRLYNDDTEDTIWRPAWGIDYETEGWRARLYWAQRELVSTEVATDVTEDRDVWRDPEFSISSPWFNEPLTGGELRLYTAWGRYGDNITAQEWTERIAYVAQYRGRPQWSIGIFKPFYGARYRYFDYYNEDKNQKATDAWGGFSYKLGVFNFATSYYRRWVEEGKSPMAWDRYTNSETISQVISFPLPLGAPWEKWTFLVAGNYDIEIDDISSMFYSLTYNMHCMTWELWYRDKRSEDDYTIGLTLFINAYPDRKLEIGSKDD, from the coding sequence TTGGACAAACTAGCATCCGGCGGGAGGCGCGCGGGGCGGCCTTTCATCGCCGCGGCGTGCCTTGCCTTCGCCATTCTCATTTCTGTTTCCGGCGCGGCCTTTTCCGCCGAGCCGGAAAACAGCGTCTTTATCCCACTCGGAGGCGAAACGGCACCGGTATCTGAGGATTTGGCTGAGGCGGCTTCGGACGACGCGGCCGTCGCCGCGCCTGACGGCGGGACGCCGGCGCAGCCGCCGAACGAGGTATTCCTCGATGCCGACGAAATCAGCTATGACGAACATACCGGCATCGCGATAGCCGAAGGCAACGTCCGTATACGCAACAAGGGCGTCCGCCTCTTTGCTCCATACGTCGAATACGACACCAAGTCGCATATCGTCGACGCCTATTCCGATTACAGGGAGAACGTCGTCGTATATTCCGACAGCGAGACCGGCAGCGAAAAATATATAGGAAAGCATCTCAAGTACAACGTAGAAACCCGCCGAGGGATATTCACGCAGGTCTCCGGCGAATCGGGCCCTATGCATATGGAGGGCGGGCGGGTCCGGATGATGCCTGATTCCGACGCAGCGAAGCTCGGCATCATTCACGCGCCTAGGAGGAAGAAAAAGGACGGTCAATCGCAGAACGTCGCTGAATGGACCGGCGTTACGTCGACGACGTGCGACTTTACGAAGCCGCACTATAAATTCGTCTCGAAGAGGGCGGTCATATTCCCAGGCAAGAAGACGGTGCTCAAGCGTCCGCGCTTCTACATAGGCGACGCGCTGGTAATTCCGTATCCATTCGACTACATAATAAGCAGCAGGAAGAAAAAAGGGCTCCAGCCCATAATCAACTATGATTCGGACCTCGGCGCGGGCTTCGGGATACACGGCCCGATAGACATGGGGCAGTACGGCGAGCTTGATATCGAGGCGGTCTACTGGACGCAGGGAGAGTTCGAGACGAAGATCGACTATACCTACCAGATCACCGATCAGCTCAGCGTCTTCGCCAACATATACAGGCTCTATAACGACGACACGGAGGATACCATCTGGCGTCCCGCTTGGGGTATCGACTACGAGACCGAGGGCTGGCGCGCGCGGCTGTACTGGGCGCAGCGCGAGCTGGTTTCGACCGAGGTCGCTACGGACGTCACGGAGGACCGCGACGTCTGGCGTGATCCGGAATTCTCTATTTCGTCTCCGTGGTTCAACGAGCCTCTGACGGGCGGCGAGCTGCGCCTTTACACGGCGTGGGGCCGCTACGGAGACAACATCACGGCGCAGGAATGGACTGAGCGTATCGCGTACGTCGCTCAGTACCGCGGCAGGCCGCAGTGGTCGATAGGAATCTTCAAGCCGTTCTACGGTGCGAGGTACAGATACTTCGATTACTACAACGAGGACAAAAATCAGAAGGCTACGGACGCATGGGGAGGCTTCAGCTACAAGCTCGGCGTTTTCAACTTCGCAACCTCCTATTACCGCCGCTGGGTTGAAGAGGGCAAGAGCCCGATGGCGTGGGACCGCTATACGAACAGCGAGACGATAAGCCAGGTCATTTCGTTCCCTCTGCCGCTCGGCGCGCCGTGGGAGAAATGGACTTTCCTCGTGGCCGGCAACTACGACATAGAAATCGACGACATATCTTCAATGTTCTATTCGCTGACATACAATATGCACTGTATGACGTGGGAACTGTGGTACAGGGACAAGCGTTCGGAGGACGACTACACTATAGGGTTGACACTTTTTATAAACGCTTACCCCGACCGTAAGCTCGAGATAGGATCAAAAGACGACTAA
- a CDS encoding peptidoglycan DD-metalloendopeptidase family protein: MKDKSNLHKAVFRKKIYLIAFLVLAVGGAVVCAAVAAERSGMYWIGLGGEVSASNPEDNKGFFTVDVSDFLNAAGSGDAAPSQEDSELVPLAIGPLPSIPTLTEEELKLYGILSKNDGRISSADKTELDEDIHWTEIVLEPGDTLKSISEEFGVSEEDLRQANGLRKGEKPNPAEVLYVPDSHDDVVATLLFVRKLQKEELAFAKKGGILEVKEYVVSEGDTLWGIAGKFDLEVDTLVGSNQSILGGNIHRLKLGTKLRIPNQDGVFIKIAKNDTLGKLADKYGSAKDAILTANSMKSDKLIIGEEIFLPGGKLIADTEVRIATKGRGGIRRASAKITGGSRSLRLPIIGRITSNFGWRKSPFGKRRVFHSGLDIAAPRGTQIKAPANGVVVHSGWMGGYGRTIVLSHSNGMTTLYGHCHKLLVKRGAKISRGQTIALVGSTGRSTGNHVHFEVRVGGKPQNPLKHVR; the protein is encoded by the coding sequence ATGAAGGACAAGTCCAATTTGCATAAGGCCGTATTCAGGAAAAAGATATACCTCATCGCTTTCCTCGTCTTGGCTGTCGGCGGGGCCGTGGTATGCGCCGCCGTCGCCGCGGAGCGTTCGGGTATGTACTGGATAGGTCTGGGAGGAGAGGTCTCCGCGTCGAACCCGGAGGACAACAAGGGGTTCTTCACCGTAGACGTCTCCGATTTCCTCAATGCCGCAGGAAGCGGCGACGCCGCGCCGTCTCAGGAGGACTCGGAGCTTGTGCCTTTAGCCATCGGGCCCCTTCCGAGCATACCGACTCTCACAGAGGAAGAACTGAAGCTTTACGGCATACTGTCAAAGAACGACGGCAGGATATCGAGCGCGGACAAGACGGAGCTGGACGAGGACATACATTGGACAGAGATAGTGCTTGAGCCGGGCGACACGCTGAAATCCATATCTGAAGAATTCGGCGTATCCGAAGAGGATCTCCGCCAGGCGAACGGCCTCCGCAAAGGTGAAAAGCCCAACCCGGCCGAAGTCTTGTACGTACCTGACAGCCACGACGACGTCGTGGCGACTCTGCTGTTCGTCAGAAAGCTTCAGAAGGAAGAGCTGGCCTTCGCCAAGAAAGGCGGCATACTTGAAGTCAAGGAATACGTCGTTTCGGAAGGCGACACTCTGTGGGGGATCGCCGGGAAATTCGACCTGGAAGTCGATACGCTCGTAGGCAGCAACCAGAGCATACTGGGCGGCAACATCCACCGTCTGAAGCTCGGTACGAAACTCCGCATCCCGAATCAGGACGGCGTATTTATAAAAATAGCGAAAAACGACACGCTCGGCAAGCTCGCCGATAAATACGGCTCGGCGAAGGACGCCATACTCACAGCCAATTCTATGAAGAGCGACAAGCTCATAATCGGGGAAGAAATTTTCCTTCCAGGCGGCAAGCTCATAGCCGACACAGAGGTCCGCATCGCGACGAAGGGACGCGGCGGCATCAGAAGAGCGTCCGCCAAGATCACGGGAGGTTCGCGCAGCCTGCGCCTGCCGATAATCGGAAGGATAACGAGCAACTTTGGATGGAGGAAGAGCCCGTTCGGCAAACGGCGCGTGTTCCATTCCGGCCTCGACATAGCGGCTCCGCGCGGCACGCAGATAAAGGCGCCTGCGAACGGCGTCGTCGTCCATTCCGGATGGATGGGCGGCTATGGACGCACTATAGTCCTCTCACATTCCAACGGGATGACGACGCTCTACGGGCACTGCCACAAGCTGCTTGTAAAACGCGGCGCGAAAATCTCGCGCGGCCAGACGATAGCTCTCGTCGGAAGTACGGGAAGGTCTACGGGCAATCACGTGCATTTTGAGGTTCGTGTCGGCGGGAAGCCTCAGAACCCGCTGAAGCACGTCAGATAA